A single genomic interval of Hoplias malabaricus isolate fHopMal1 chromosome 7, fHopMal1.hap1, whole genome shotgun sequence harbors:
- the lamp5 gene encoding lysosome-associated membrane glycoprotein 5, protein MDSAVTLCVLGCALLCPALLAEQEVENLSGLSPNPERDIFVVRENGTTCLMAEFAVRFLIPFDVLALNGIDLITEQASLALPRGARIEGQCGSSEAELHISWTNGAYTLRLFFIKEKRTMGSDGKAKETEVWKMNKVQLVYDTSETSHFINAYNPGKHTASTHRLSALVTPGGRSYVCTAQQTLTLISTDHQKGITVYMSEIQIQPFDIKSDFVFSEPYKCITDQRERLEETLPLVLGLILGLVIVITITIYHFHLKLTASQPQLPRDRSLYKNM, encoded by the exons atGGACAGCGCGGTGACCCTCTGTGTGCTGG GCTGTGCGCTGTTGTGTCCGGCGCTGCTGGCCGAGCAGGAGGTGGAGAATCTGTCTGGACTCTCTCCGAATCCGGAAAGAGATATTTTCGTGGTGCGCGAGAATGGGACCACGTGCCTGATGGCCGAGTTCGCCGTTAGGTTTCTCATCCCCTTCGACGTGCTCGCGCTCAACGGCATAGAC CTCATCACGGAGCAGGCTTCCCTCGCGCTCCCCCGCGGCGCGCGCATTGAGGGCCAGTGCGGCAGCTCCGAGGCCGAGCTTCACATCTCCTGGACGAACGGCGCCTACACACTCCGCCTGTTCTTCATcaag gagaagCGCACTATGGGCAGTGATGGGAAAGCGAAGGAAACTGAAGTGTGGAAGATGAATAAAGTGCAGCTGGTGTACGACACCTCAGAAACGTCCCACTTCATCAACGCCTACAACC CGGGGAAACACACAGCCAGTACTCATCGCCTCTCGGCTCTGGTGACTCCGGGGGGCCGCTCGTATGTGTGCACAGCTCAGCAGACCCTCACTCTCATCTCTACTGACCACCAGAAGGGCATCACCGTCTACATGTCCGAAATCCAGATCCAGCCGTTTGACATCAAGAGCGACTTCGTGTTCAGTGAAC CGTATAAGTGTATCACGGACCAGCGGGAGCGTCTGGAAGAAACTCTACCTCTGGTTCTGGGTCTGATTCTGGGTCTTGTCATTGTCATCACCATTACCATCTaccacttccaccttaaactgacCGCCAGCCAGCCCCAGCTGCCCCGGGACCGCTCCCTCTACAAGAACATGTAA